A stretch of Gambusia affinis linkage group LG10, SWU_Gaff_1.0, whole genome shotgun sequence DNA encodes these proteins:
- the uhrf1 gene encoding E3 ubiquitin-protein ligase UHRF1, producing the protein MWIQVRTMDGKETHRVDNLSKLTKVDELRLKIMELFKVEPERQRLFYRGKQMEDGHTIFDYNVGLNDIVQLLVRQKAPAADVVKSKSKNKNKNKDKEAELSDSDSGCGSTQSESDKNSTHDEVEGQTAGTSAQTNTVELVYPGFGFYKINELVDARDLNMGAWFEAQIVNVTKTTKTPKVESGDGEEEEILYHVKYEDYPENGVIQLLAKDVRPRARTVYQWHQLEPGMVVMVNYNPDDPKDRGYWYDAEIQRKRETRTIREIYAKIILGEAGDSLNDCRIMFITEIYKIEEPGSSSDLPAGTDSPLKRSNGPECKHCKDDLKKNCRWCNCHICGIKQDPDKQLLCDECDMAYHTYCLNPPLTSIPEDEDWYCPGCRNDTSEVVLAGEKLKESKKKARMASASSSSQRDWGKGMACVGRTKQCTIVPSNHHGPIPGVPVGSLWKFRVQVSEAGVHRPHVAGIHGRSNDGAYSLVLAGGYEDDVDDGNEFTYTGSGGRDLSGNKRTAEQSCDQTLTHMNRALALNCNVPVNEKNGAESKNWKQGKPVRVVRSCKGRKHSKFCPEEGNRYDGIYKVVKYWPDKGKSGFLVWRYLLKRDDDEPAPWTREGKERIKKRGLVMQYPAGYQKEKENKNEVEEEETPNKAKRKRKSLESESPKTSPAKSLKKIKVEVYKLSQEQKSLIKNDLPNKKLWDEAMESLSLGPKFLTKVEEVFLCICCQEVVFQPITTECQHNVCKECLQRSFRAEVYTCPACRHDLGKNYSMSVNKDLQDILNQLFPGYSNGR; encoded by the exons ATGTGGATTCAAGTTCGCACCATGGATGGGAAGGAGACCCATCGGGTGGATAACCTGTCCAAACTCACAAAAGTGGATGAGCTGCGTCTCAAAATTATGGAGCTGTTCAAGGTGGAGCCAGAGAGGCAGAGACTTTTCTATCGTGGCAAACAG ATGGAAGATGGCCACACCATATTTGACTACAACGTTGGCCTCAACGACATAGTGCAGCTGCTTGTTAGGCAGAAGGCCCCTGCTGCTGACGTCgtcaaaagcaaaagcaaaaacaaaaacaaaaacaaagacaaagaagccGAGCTCTCCGACTCGGATTCTGGCTGCGGCTCCACCCAGAGCGAGTCCGACAAGAACTCAACCCACGACGAGGTCGAGGGTCAAACTGCTGGGACCTCTGCTCAGACAAACACAGTGGAGCTCGTATATCCTGGGTTTGGCTTTTACAAG ATTAATGAGCTGGTTGATGCAAGAGACCTGAACATGGGAGCATGGTTTGAGGCCCAGATTGTGaatgtcacaaaaacaacaaagacgcCCAAAGTAGAGTCCGGTGAtggggaagaagaagagatcCTGTACCACGTTAAATATGAAga TTATCCAGAAAATGGTGTGATTCAGCTACTGGCCAAAGATGTTCGCCCACGGGCCCGCACCGTCTACCAGTGGCATCAGCTGGAGCCAGGAATGGTTGTTATGGTCAATTATAATCCAGATGACCCCAAGGATCGTGGCTACTGGTACGATGCTGAGATCCAGAGGAAGCGGGAGACTCGCACGATCCGTGAAATCTACGCCAAGATCATCCTTGG GGAAGCAGGCGACTCTCTTAATGACTGCCGGATCATGTTCATAACTGAAATCTATAAGATTGAGGAGCCCGGTTCTTCAAGTGACTTGCCAGCTGGAACCGATAGCCCGTTAAAAA GATCAAATGGACCTGAATGTAAGCATTGCAAGGATGATCTGAAGAAAAACTGCCGTTGGTGCAACTGCCACATCTGTGGCATCAAGCAGGATCCAGACAAGCAGCTTCTGTGTGACGAGTGTGACATGGCCTATCACACGTACTGTCTGAATCCTCCACTCACCTCCATCCCTGAAGACGAAGATTG GTATTGCCCCGGTTGCCGTAACGACACCAGTGAAGTTGTTCTGGCTGGAGAAAAGCTGAAGGAAAGCAAGAAGAAGGCGAGGATGGCTTCTGCAAGCTCATCCAGCCAGAGAGACTGGGGAAAG GGAATGGCCTGTGTGGGTCGAACCAAGCAGTGCACCATCGTCCCATCCAACCACCATGGTCCAATTCCAGGCGTTCCTGTGGGTTCCCTGTGGAAGTTCAGAGTGCAG GTCAGTGAAGCCGGTGTCCACAGGCCTCATGTTGCTGGGATCCACGGCAGGAGCAACGATGGAGCCTACTCTCTTGTTTTGGCAGGAGGCTATGAAGACGATGTG GATGATGGCAATGAGTTTACCTATACTGGCTCAGGGGGCCGAGATCTGTCTGGGAACAAGAGGACAGCTGAGCAGTCATGTGACCAGACTCTGACCCACATGAACCG GGCATTGGCTCTCAATTGCAATGTCCCTGTGAATGAGAAAAATGGAGCTGAGTCAAAGAACTGGAAGCAAGGCAAACCGGTCAGGGTTGTGCGCAGCTGCAAAGGACGCAAGCACAGCAAATTCTGCCCTGAGGAAGGAAACCGGTATGACGGGATTTACAAG GTGGTGAAGTACTGGCCAGACAAAGGCAAGTCTGGCTTCCTGGTCTGGCGCTACCTCCTGAAGCGCGATGACGATGAGCCGGCGCCATGGACCAGAGAGGGGAAAGAGCGCATAAAGAAACGTGGCCTGGTCATGCAG TATCCTGCCGGTTATCAAAAGGAGAAGgagaacaaaaatgaagtggaggaggaagagacacCCAATAAGgcgaagaggaagagaaaatcTCTGGAGAGCG AATCCCCTAAGACTTCGCCTGCCAAGTCTCTCAAGAAGATCAAAGTGGAAGTCTACAAGCTTTCACAAGAGCAGAAGTCCCTCATTAAGAATGACCTGCCAAACAAGAAGTTGTGGGATGAAGCTATGGAGTCGCTGTCTCTTGGACCG aaatTTCTGACCAAGGTTGAAGAGGTTTTCCTTTGTATTTGCTGCCAAGAAGTGGTCTTTCAGCCTATAACCACAGAGTGCCAACACAATGTTTGCAAG GAATGCCTCCAGCGGTCTTTCAGGGCAGAAGTTTACACCTGCCCTGCCTGCAGACACGACCTGGGAAAGAACTACTCCATGTCTGTCAACAAAGATCTGCAGGACATTCTAAATCAGCTTTTCCCAGGCTACAGCAATGGGCGATGA